In the Actinomycetota bacterium genome, one interval contains:
- a CDS encoding PIN domain-containing protein yields MAIAGGWLVDKSAAARATDPEGRSQLDELLGTLFLCPVGELEQLFSARSARDYDAVNIELHGGFEMVAPPPDIFDRALGLQRDLAHHHGMWHRTPIPDLLIAETALHHGLGVLHVDRDYERIAEVRPLRVRRLL; encoded by the coding sequence GTGGCGATAGCCGGAGGCTGGCTCGTCGACAAGAGTGCGGCGGCCAGAGCCACTGACCCGGAGGGCCGCTCCCAGCTCGATGAGCTCCTGGGCACGCTGTTCCTCTGTCCGGTTGGGGAGCTCGAGCAGCTCTTCTCGGCCCGGTCAGCGCGGGACTACGACGCCGTCAACATCGAGCTGCACGGCGGCTTCGAGATGGTTGCCCCGCCGCCCGACATCTTCGATCGGGCACTGGGGTTGCAGCGAGACCTTGCGCACCACCATGGGATGTGGCATCGCACGCCGATCCCCGACCTCCTCATTGCCGAGACGGCGCTACACCACGGCCTCGGCGTCCTCCACGTCGACCGTGACTACGAACGCATCGCGGAGGTTCGTCCACTACGCGTTCGAAGGCTCCTTTGA
- a CDS encoding DUF5615 family PIN-like protein — MRFLLDANLSPRLVVLLSEAGYDAVHVGELHLLSAPDPVTFDRAAADGYVLITADTDFSMLLALKEAALPSVILLRRVSELSPEEHAQLLVSNVPALTADLDRGVIVSLSPARLGGRRLDPLPENCRELVEFGHDVLTYHGHAGPATSHRVLGGDHLRCVGSASVSFLVRNAPAPPMRSTDAIPPPPESGHRR, encoded by the coding sequence GTGAGGTTCCTGCTTGACGCCAACCTGTCGCCCCGGCTGGTCGTCCTGCTCTCGGAGGCCGGCTACGACGCCGTCCACGTAGGTGAGCTGCACCTGTTGAGTGCGCCGGACCCGGTGACCTTCGACCGGGCTGCCGCCGACGGCTACGTCCTCATCACCGCCGATACCGACTTCTCGATGCTCCTGGCCTTGAAGGAGGCCGCCTTGCCCTCGGTGATCCTCTTGCGCCGGGTCTCCGAGCTCTCGCCCGAGGAACACGCACAGCTTCTGGTCTCCAACGTGCCGGCGCTCACAGCGGACCTCGACCGCGGCGTCATCGTCTCACTGAGCCCGGCTCGACTGGGCGGCCGTCGTCTCGACCCGCTGCCGGAGAACTGCCGGGAGTTGGTCGAGTTCGGTCACGATGTGCTCACGTACCACGGGCACGCTGGTCCGGCGACATCGCATCGAGTTCTCGGCGGTGATCACCTTCGGTGCGTCGGCTCGGCCTCGGTCTCCTTCTTGGTGCGGAACGCGCCTGCGCCACCGATGCGTTCCACAGACGCCATCCCGCCTCCGCCGGAGTCCGGTCACCGCCGTTGA
- a CDS encoding DUF433 domain-containing protein, whose protein sequence is MADPLAASGRTLEQVLDDYPYLERADFLAALEFAAAVVNEREVPLVRPA, encoded by the coding sequence GTGGCGGATCCCCTTGCGGCCTCGGGTCGAACCCTCGAGCAGGTCCTCGACGACTATCCCTACCTCGAACGAGCCGATTTCCTGGCCGCGTTGGAGTTCGCTGCCGCGGTCGTGAACGAGCGTGAGGTGCCCCTTGTGCGCCCGGCGTGA
- a CDS encoding CopG family transcriptional regulator, which translates to MTRHRVAHGADSFDPLPLATCARASSIHRPASGSPVRLDPELRRALDRRASAEDTTASEIVREALRRYLKVS; encoded by the coding sequence ATGACGCGGCATCGAGTCGCTCACGGCGCCGACTCCTTCGACCCGTTGCCCCTGGCGACGTGTGCACGGGCCTCGTCCATCCACCGCCCTGCGTCAGGATCGCCTGTGCGCCTCGACCCGGAGCTACGGCGTGCTCTCGACAGACGCGCCAGCGCCGAGGACACAACCGCCTCGGAGATCGTGCGCGAGGCGCTCCGCCGCTACCTGAAGGTCAGCTGA
- a CDS encoding PIN domain-containing protein translates to MTVLDAYAVLAFLKGEAAAPEVRVLLAGGDASLTSLGVAEVIDHLVRIVGADEEDAALDVAQLGLLDGMAVDATLGLAASRLRARHYHRSRCAVSLADCVSAEAARSGSRPLATSDPHLLDVCHTEGVGVVVLPATNGSRWAPPSP, encoded by the coding sequence TTGACGGTTCTCGACGCCTACGCCGTGCTCGCCTTCCTCAAGGGTGAAGCCGCCGCGCCTGAGGTCCGCGTGCTGCTGGCCGGAGGCGACGCTTCACTGACCTCGCTGGGCGTCGCCGAGGTGATCGACCACCTCGTGCGCATCGTCGGTGCCGACGAGGAGGACGCTGCGCTCGACGTGGCGCAACTGGGCCTGCTGGACGGCATGGCGGTCGACGCCACCCTGGGCCTAGCAGCTAGTCGGCTCCGGGCTCGCCACTACCACCGGAGCCGCTGCGCGGTCAGCCTCGCCGACTGCGTCTCCGCCGAAGCCGCCCGATCTGGATCGAGGCCCCTCGCCACTTCCGACCCACACCTCCTCGACGTGTGCCATACGGAGGGCGTCGGGGTCGTGGTCCTCCCGGCGACGAACGGCTCACGCTGGGCCCCCCCTTCGCCGTAG
- a CDS encoding AbrB/MazE/SpoVT family DNA-binding domain-containing protein, with amino-acid sequence MTANTYVMTVSQNGQVSIPAEARARWNTRRVVVVDLGNRVVMRPLGDEPIRELEGKYKRRGPSSDRARSQARADDSARARSR; translated from the coding sequence ATGACCGCCAACACCTACGTGATGACCGTGTCCCAGAACGGTCAGGTGTCGATCCCGGCCGAGGCCCGTGCTCGCTGGAACACCCGGCGGGTCGTCGTCGTCGATCTCGGCAACCGCGTCGTCATGCGCCCCCTCGGGGACGAGCCGATCCGAGAGCTGGAAGGCAAGTACAAGCGCCGTGGGCCGAGCTCGGATCGTGCCCGTAGCCAGGCGCGCGCAGACGACAGCGCACGCGCCCGATCACGTTGA